A window of the Gemmatirosa kalamazoonensis genome harbors these coding sequences:
- a CDS encoding SPOR domain-containing protein, whose translation MSASPPVAAGDAWLEEGRRAAPVLDAVASAVVVGRDADAAAWVALGMARAQADRRRVAIADLVGELAPLQALVDPESDPHGISDSFLYGVSLNKIAHPADATGNLFVLPSGSEAVAVEEVFTSDRWRRLASGFREVGALLLLVAHADTPGLDTLATMVDGSVVVGDASGALADAPPPLAVIAPTRRRPVRTSTTEPTASAARPEPAPTAPAGDPAWRRWAVYALLAVVLAGALSVWLWSRSTSVHGDVPVRADSARSAAARRDTTRADSAAPAPNGPLPALVVANPADSSSAVTYSVMVAASNTPEGALLDPRTMATLSATALTPVLDDGAPWYRLFVGAFATKAGADSLLGALRQRGVLGEGSGMSVRAPYALLVADHVPAQDAPARVQALARKNVPVYPLSRGDGTVALYAGAFERPEQAAWLARALQAAGVVPTLVYRTGRSL comes from the coding sequence GTGAGCGCGAGTCCTCCGGTCGCCGCCGGCGACGCGTGGCTCGAGGAGGGACGCCGCGCGGCGCCCGTGCTCGATGCGGTCGCGTCGGCGGTCGTCGTCGGACGCGATGCGGACGCGGCGGCGTGGGTGGCGCTCGGCATGGCGCGCGCGCAGGCCGATCGGCGTCGCGTCGCGATCGCGGATCTCGTCGGCGAGTTGGCGCCGCTGCAGGCGCTCGTCGACCCGGAGAGCGACCCGCACGGGATCTCCGACAGCTTCCTGTACGGCGTGTCGCTCAACAAGATCGCGCATCCGGCCGACGCGACCGGCAACCTGTTCGTGCTCCCGAGCGGCAGCGAGGCTGTCGCGGTCGAGGAGGTGTTCACGAGCGATCGGTGGCGGCGGCTCGCGAGCGGCTTCCGCGAGGTCGGTGCCCTGCTCCTCCTCGTCGCGCACGCCGACACGCCGGGGCTCGACACGCTCGCGACGATGGTCGACGGCAGCGTGGTGGTGGGCGACGCATCGGGCGCCCTCGCCGACGCGCCGCCGCCGCTCGCAGTGATCGCGCCGACGCGCCGCCGTCCGGTGCGCACGTCGACGACGGAGCCGACGGCGTCGGCCGCGCGGCCCGAGCCCGCGCCCACCGCGCCGGCCGGCGATCCGGCGTGGCGCCGTTGGGCGGTGTACGCGCTGCTCGCCGTCGTGCTCGCGGGCGCATTGAGCGTTTGGCTGTGGTCGCGCTCCACGTCGGTGCACGGCGACGTGCCGGTGCGCGCCGACTCCGCGCGCTCGGCAGCCGCTCGGCGCGACACGACGCGCGCGGACTCGGCCGCGCCGGCGCCTAACGGTCCGCTGCCGGCGCTCGTCGTCGCGAACCCCGCGGACTCGTCGAGCGCGGTGACGTACTCCGTGATGGTGGCGGCGTCCAACACGCCCGAAGGCGCGTTGCTCGACCCGCGCACGATGGCGACGCTGTCCGCGACCGCGCTCACGCCGGTGCTGGACGACGGCGCGCCGTGGTACCGACTGTTCGTCGGCGCGTTCGCGACGAAGGCCGGCGCCGACTCGCTGTTAGGCGCGCTGCGCCAGCGCGGTGTGCTGGGCGAGGGATCCGGGATGTCGGTGCGCGCGCCGTACGCCCTGCTCGTGGCCGACCACGTCCCCGCGCAGGACGCGCCGGCGCGCGTGCAGGCGCTCGCGCGCAAGAACGTTCCCGTCTATCCGCTGTCGCGCGGCGACGGCACCGTGGCGCTGTACGCCGGCGCCTTCGAGCGGCCGGAGCAGGCCGCGTGGCTCGCCCGCGCACTTCAAGCCGCGGGCGTCGTCCCGACGCTCGTCTACCGAACCGGGAGAAGTCTGTAG